Proteins found in one Alteromonas macleodii genomic segment:
- the trmA gene encoding tRNA (uridine(54)-C5)-methyltransferase TrmA: MTTNEQQRYQEQLDEKVNRLTALLSPFNAPELSVFPSQPTHYRMRAEFRVWHEGDDLFHIMFNQETKEKYRVDSFPPACKAINDAMRLLLEEVRPNETLRKKLFQIDYLSALSGELVISLLYHRQLDEEWQVAAKELKATLETHFPKVNIIGRARKQKLIIDNDFVIERLPVNGREFVFKHIENSFTQPNAEVNCKMIEWALDCVKPLSGDLLEMYCGAGNFSLPLALHFDNVVGTEIAKPSVQAAQFNIEQNELSNVKIVRLAAEEFTQAMKGERTFSRLEGIDLSTYNFTTVLVDPPRAGLDEDSLRMIQDYDNIVYISCNPETLAQNLELLSKTHNISQSALFDQFPFTHHIEAGVLLTRKV, from the coding sequence ATGACCACCAATGAACAACAACGCTATCAAGAGCAGTTGGACGAAAAAGTAAATCGTCTCACCGCGTTGCTTTCTCCATTCAATGCACCAGAACTTTCTGTATTCCCGTCTCAGCCAACGCACTATCGTATGCGTGCGGAGTTTAGAGTGTGGCATGAGGGCGATGACTTATTCCACATAATGTTTAATCAGGAAACGAAAGAAAAATATCGTGTAGATAGCTTTCCCCCTGCTTGCAAAGCAATAAACGATGCGATGAGACTTTTGCTTGAAGAAGTAAGACCAAACGAAACTCTCAGAAAAAAGTTATTTCAAATCGATTACCTCTCTGCACTGTCTGGCGAACTTGTTATAAGTCTTTTATACCATCGTCAATTAGATGAAGAATGGCAAGTGGCTGCAAAAGAATTAAAAGCGACACTTGAGACTCACTTTCCCAAAGTAAACATCATTGGTCGCGCTAGAAAACAAAAGCTTATTATCGACAACGATTTTGTGATTGAGCGTTTACCAGTAAACGGTAGAGAATTCGTTTTCAAGCATATAGAAAACAGTTTTACTCAGCCCAATGCTGAAGTGAACTGTAAAATGATTGAATGGGCCTTAGATTGTGTAAAGCCACTCTCAGGCGATTTACTGGAAATGTATTGCGGTGCTGGTAACTTCTCACTGCCGCTAGCACTTCACTTTGATAATGTCGTAGGTACCGAAATAGCTAAACCTTCGGTGCAGGCTGCACAATTTAATATTGAGCAGAATGAGCTGAGCAATGTAAAAATTGTTAGGTTAGCGGCTGAAGAATTCACACAGGCTATGAAGGGCGAGCGTACGTTTAGTCGCTTAGAAGGCATTGATTTAAGCACTTACAATTTCACCACTGTATTGGTCGACCCTCCAAGAGCTGGGTTAGATGAAGACTCGCTAAGAATGATTCAGGATTACGATAATATTGTGTATATCTCGTGTAACCCTGAGACTTTAGCGCAGAACCTTGAGCTTTTAAGTAAGACTCACAATATTTCGCAGTCTGCGCTTTTCGATCAGTTCCCGTTCACTCATCACATCGAGGCAGGTGTACTACTTACACGCAAAGTCTAG
- a CDS encoding DUF1330 domain-containing protein → MYYSVLEVTPTNEAWIPHYVKLAADIVSKHGGKYLANSANHQTLEGEREEPAIRVIIQWPSKQSALDFMSDPDYLPLLKLRTDGSISHHVLVEGKE, encoded by the coding sequence ATGTATTATTCAGTTTTAGAAGTTACACCTACTAATGAAGCGTGGATCCCACACTATGTAAAACTCGCCGCAGATATCGTGTCGAAACATGGTGGAAAATATTTAGCGAACAGTGCAAATCATCAAACTTTAGAGGGCGAAAGAGAAGAACCCGCCATTCGCGTTATTATACAGTGGCCTTCAAAACAAAGCGCACTCGACTTTATGTCTGACCCAGATTACCTTCCGCTACTAAAACTAAGAACTGACGGCTCAATAAGCCATCACGTTCTTGTAGAAGGCAAGGAGTAG
- the fabR gene encoding HTH-type transcriptional repressor FabR, translating to MSRQEQKLKTRQNIIHAAFSLLDENRSLSAISLREVAREAGIAPTSFYRHFKDMDELGLTLVDEAGLALRQLMRQARRRIASGGGVIHTSVETFMEFIAANTNVFRLLLREHTGTSSAYRLAVFREIQHFIDELTDYIIEQQGVEYACAQLQADAMVRLVFSAGAEALEADDKLRSEIGERVKTQLRFVQVGATQKA from the coding sequence GTGAGCCGACAAGAACAGAAATTAAAAACCCGCCAAAATATTATCCATGCTGCGTTTTCACTGCTAGACGAAAACCGTAGTTTATCGGCAATAAGTTTGCGTGAAGTTGCCCGAGAAGCTGGTATTGCCCCCACGTCGTTTTATCGACACTTTAAAGATATGGACGAGTTGGGTTTAACGCTGGTGGATGAAGCAGGTTTGGCCCTTCGTCAGCTTATGCGCCAGGCTAGAAGGCGCATAGCTTCAGGCGGGGGCGTCATCCATACCTCTGTTGAAACCTTTATGGAATTCATCGCGGCCAACACAAACGTATTTCGTTTATTACTGCGAGAGCATACCGGTACGTCGTCTGCTTACCGACTAGCAGTGTTCAGAGAAATTCAACATTTCATCGATGAACTTACTGACTACATTATCGAGCAGCAGGGTGTGGAATACGCCTGTGCCCAGTTACAAGCCGATGCCATGGTAAGACTGGTATTCAGTGCCGGAGCTGAAGCATTAGAAGCGGATGATAAGCTTAGAAGTGAAATCGGTGAAAGAGTGAAAACGCAACTTCGCTTTGTTCAAGTAGGCGCTACGCAGAAAGCGTAG
- a CDS encoding acyl-CoA desaturase, translating into MKKPPLILTNVLVFIISGAIAFIGVPLWVAYQGIDWAEIGTAIFLFYFTGMSITAGYHRLWSHKTYDANIVVRVVLAIGGAMALQNSILHWSSDHRVHHRHVDDNDKDPYSAKKGLWFAHIGWMLREYQAKRYDDYSNCKDLQKDSVVMWQHKYYLPIVLAANFGITGLLGYLNGDVMGMILVAGVLRLVLVHHVTFFINSLAHFWGSQPYTDKNTARDNGVLAFFTFGEGYHNYHHIFEYDYRNGIRWYQFDPTKWLIKGLSYVGLTSNLRKVPEERIEKALAAMQLQRASEKVSLLPNAEEMMHTIQEEYDLLMQRMSEYYATKKRVMRVKKRTLKRSIEGLELAYKYKEMKHAFAVQKEKWVQLQSLSLQMA; encoded by the coding sequence ATGAAAAAACCTCCTCTTATCCTAACGAATGTGCTGGTATTTATAATATCAGGCGCAATTGCATTTATAGGTGTGCCGCTTTGGGTGGCATATCAGGGTATCGATTGGGCAGAAATCGGTACCGCCATATTCCTATTCTATTTCACCGGTATGTCGATAACCGCTGGGTATCATCGCTTGTGGTCACATAAAACCTACGATGCCAACATTGTAGTTCGTGTCGTATTAGCGATTGGTGGGGCGATGGCCCTGCAAAACAGTATCTTGCACTGGTCGTCAGATCATCGCGTTCACCATCGCCATGTAGATGACAACGACAAAGACCCCTACTCTGCAAAGAAAGGGCTTTGGTTTGCGCACATCGGCTGGATGTTACGCGAGTATCAAGCCAAGCGTTACGATGATTACAGCAACTGTAAAGATCTACAAAAAGATAGCGTTGTAATGTGGCAGCACAAATACTACTTGCCTATCGTACTCGCTGCTAACTTTGGTATTACTGGTCTTTTGGGTTATCTGAACGGCGACGTCATGGGCATGATCTTAGTAGCCGGTGTGTTGCGCTTAGTGCTGGTTCACCACGTTACCTTCTTCATTAACTCACTTGCTCACTTCTGGGGTAGTCAGCCTTACACCGATAAGAATACGGCACGTGATAATGGCGTCTTAGCATTCTTTACTTTTGGTGAGGGTTATCACAACTATCACCATATTTTTGAGTACGACTACCGTAATGGCATTCGTTGGTATCAGTTTGATCCGACTAAATGGCTGATCAAAGGGCTGTCTTATGTAGGTTTAACGTCGAACCTTCGCAAGGTGCCTGAAGAACGCATCGAAAAGGCTCTGGCGGCCATGCAGCTTCAAAGAGCAAGTGAAAAAGTATCGTTACTACCGAATGCGGAAGAAATGATGCACACTATTCAAGAAGAGTACGACCTGCTAATGCAGCGGATGAGTGAGTACTACGCAACGAAAAAGCGCGTTATGCGCGTTAAGAAGCGTACATTAAAACGCAGCATTGAAGGATTAGAGCTTGCTTACAAATATAAAGAGATGAAGCACGCCTTTGCAGTGCAGAAAGAGAAATGGGTCCAACTGCAAAGCCTGTCACTACAAATGGCGTAG
- the sthA gene encoding Si-specific NAD(P)(+) transhydrogenase: MATKQKTKAPSYHYDAIVIGTGPGGEGVAMQLAKTGKKVAVVERYEAVGGGCTHWGTIPSKALRHSVSRLIEYNTSPLFADNHLSKSLTFSDIMRHASGVVQSQTRLRSSFYDRNRVTLFHGEASFVDAHTLEITREDGSKDTVKAAQIAIATGSRPYCPKDIDFNHPRIYNSDTILSLDHDPKSIIIYGAGVIGSEYASIFRGLGVKVDLVNMRDRLLSFLDDEISDALSYHLWNNGVLIRHNETYSSVEATDDSVILNLESGKRMRADCLLFANGRTGNTDTLKLENIGLKADGRGQLKVNESYQTDVDNVFAVGDVIGYPSLASAAYNQGRFAAEAMLGINTHSALVEDIPSGIYTIPEISSVGKTEQELTAAKVPYEVGRAQFKHLARAQIASTQTGSLKILFHRETKEILGIHCFGERASEIVHIGQAIMQQKGEGNTIDYFVNTTFNYPTMAEAYRVAAINGLNRIF; the protein is encoded by the coding sequence ATGGCAACGAAGCAAAAAACTAAAGCTCCGTCGTATCATTACGACGCGATAGTTATAGGCACTGGCCCTGGTGGAGAAGGTGTTGCAATGCAGCTTGCCAAGACCGGTAAAAAAGTGGCAGTGGTAGAGCGATACGAAGCAGTTGGTGGCGGCTGTACTCACTGGGGAACCATTCCATCTAAAGCGCTTCGTCACTCTGTCAGTCGTCTTATTGAATACAATACGTCTCCCCTGTTTGCCGACAACCACTTAAGTAAGAGCCTTACATTTTCAGACATCATGCGCCATGCTAGTGGCGTAGTGCAAAGCCAAACTCGCCTGCGTTCTTCTTTTTATGATAGGAACCGCGTTACCCTGTTTCATGGCGAAGCCAGCTTTGTCGATGCTCACACCTTGGAAATAACCCGAGAAGATGGCTCGAAGGACACGGTCAAAGCAGCACAAATAGCAATAGCTACAGGTTCGCGCCCCTATTGCCCGAAAGATATCGATTTTAATCACCCTCGTATTTATAACTCTGACACCATCTTATCTTTAGATCACGATCCAAAGTCCATCATAATTTATGGTGCAGGTGTAATTGGGTCGGAATATGCCAGTATCTTTAGAGGCTTGGGAGTAAAAGTCGATCTGGTTAATATGCGAGACCGTTTGTTGTCATTCTTAGATGACGAAATCTCTGATGCGCTAAGTTACCACTTATGGAACAACGGCGTACTTATTCGTCACAATGAAACCTACTCCTCTGTAGAAGCGACAGATGATTCAGTAATTTTGAACCTAGAGTCAGGCAAGCGCATGCGGGCCGATTGCTTATTGTTTGCTAATGGCCGTACGGGCAACACCGATACCCTGAAACTTGAGAATATTGGTTTAAAAGCTGATGGTAGAGGCCAACTTAAAGTTAATGAAAGTTATCAAACTGACGTAGACAATGTATTTGCGGTTGGCGATGTGATTGGTTACCCAAGTTTGGCATCGGCAGCCTATAATCAAGGTCGATTTGCCGCTGAGGCGATGCTCGGCATAAATACACATTCAGCTTTAGTAGAAGATATTCCTTCAGGTATCTATACCATCCCGGAAATTAGTTCGGTAGGTAAGACAGAACAAGAACTTACCGCAGCCAAAGTACCTTATGAGGTGGGAAGAGCCCAGTTCAAACATTTGGCTAGAGCGCAGATTGCATCAACGCAAACGGGTAGCCTTAAAATTCTATTTCACCGGGAAACGAAAGAAATACTGGGTATTCACTGCTTTGGTGAACGTGCCTCTGAGATTGTTCATATCGGCCAAGCCATCATGCAGCAAAAAGGTGAAGGCAACACCATAGACTACTTCGTTAACACCACATTTAACTATCCGACCATGGCGGAAGCGTATCGTGTTGCTGCCATCAACGGGCTAAATAGGATTTTTTAA
- a CDS encoding uracil-DNA glycosylase family protein, with amino-acid sequence MEKILKGHNVLVAKAKSCTLCEPHLPHKPNPIFNTSPSTKILIIGQAPGLKAHERSIAFNDPSGDRLREWLCVSKETFYNSRLISVLPMGFCFPGYKNGADAPPRKECAPTWHNEFLTYLKPKVTLYVGRYSQQYYLPQYKTLTEAVGAPTNTHFVLPHPSGRNNRWLAKNPWFEQTILPKLQRVVSAALSD; translated from the coding sequence TTGGAGAAAATATTGAAAGGGCACAATGTACTGGTGGCCAAAGCAAAAAGTTGCACGTTGTGTGAACCTCATTTACCTCACAAACCTAACCCTATTTTTAACACTTCACCATCCACAAAAATTCTTATTATTGGGCAAGCACCAGGGCTTAAAGCGCACGAAAGAAGCATTGCGTTTAATGATCCCAGCGGGGATCGCTTGCGTGAATGGCTGTGCGTATCTAAAGAAACTTTTTATAATTCTCGCTTGATCTCGGTGCTACCTATGGGCTTTTGCTTTCCAGGATACAAAAACGGCGCTGATGCCCCTCCTAGAAAAGAATGTGCACCTACATGGCACAATGAGTTTCTCACCTACCTAAAGCCTAAAGTCACGCTTTACGTAGGTCGATACTCACAGCAGTATTATTTACCCCAGTACAAGACTTTGACTGAAGCAGTAGGCGCGCCGACTAATACACACTTTGTTTTACCTCACCCATCTGGGAGGAATAACAGGTGGCTTGCTAAAAATCCATGGTTCGAGCAGACTATACTTCCCAAACTGCAGCGTGTTGTTTCAGCAGCCTTATCTGATTAA
- a CDS encoding EAL domain-containing protein: MSAMDYDNDELIFLDDDDSVAEPVLLGKDWNILIVDDDEEIHTVTRLALSDLIVHDRKLNFIHAYSAKQAKEKLHEFGNSIAIILLDVVMETDDAGFDVVKYIREDMKLYEPRIILRTGQPGYAPEEQVIKVYDINDYKTKTELTRSKLLTTIISSLRSYQQIITISQSRAGLEKIITSSANLFEEHSVKEFCEGVVTQISSLIGLDSEGLLCARAGSLLDQDDEQVYVLGAAGEYAKFINHPVVDVNNIEIEENISRCLRLKKHIFEASCSVLYISRAGFEAAVYVRQTHEISELDKNLLEVFLSSISVGYENVNLFHELRNAAFRDWLTRLPNRNEFINMLDKPHLFGGENFSVALIDVNHFSDVNDGLGQEVGNELLRAISTRFQTSFDGQVKKGRIGADVFGLIGPDELVCPEAINALFQSSFKVGDHTLPVNVTVGFCKLENKRHIGIEILKRTNIALNRAKKNLTDNFEYYAKDIEDQTTWRLDMIRQLRSDFAARKLELWFQPQVDLLNEKVVGMEGLLRWPDGEGGYISPAVFVPLAEYSGLIVDIGEWVLEESCRRLQELREKGYGHLRVAVNISIPQFRDRLFVEKVKQALSKANCDPSLLELEITESVVMDEPQIVIDALRTLKEFGVQIAIDDFGTGFSSMSYLQQLPLDRLKVDRSFVKDIKPGASAVLAETIVTLGNKLGLLTIAEGVEKREQASYMIKLGCDEAQGYLYAKPMPFDALLTFLEAHD, from the coding sequence ATGTCGGCAATGGATTACGATAACGACGAGTTAATTTTTTTAGATGATGATGATTCAGTTGCAGAGCCGGTGTTATTAGGCAAAGACTGGAACATTCTTATCGTCGATGATGATGAAGAAATTCATACGGTAACGCGGCTGGCGCTATCTGATCTCATCGTACACGATCGCAAGTTAAACTTCATTCACGCTTATTCTGCGAAGCAAGCCAAAGAAAAACTTCATGAATTCGGTAACAGTATCGCTATCATTTTGCTTGATGTTGTTATGGAAACCGACGATGCAGGCTTTGATGTCGTTAAATATATTCGTGAAGACATGAAACTGTACGAGCCTCGTATCATTTTGCGTACAGGGCAGCCAGGTTATGCTCCTGAAGAGCAAGTTATTAAAGTTTACGATATTAATGACTACAAAACGAAAACTGAACTTACGCGCTCCAAGCTACTTACGACCATTATTTCTTCGCTGCGCTCATACCAGCAAATTATCACCATAAGCCAAAGTCGCGCTGGTTTAGAAAAGATAATTACCTCGTCGGCTAATTTGTTTGAAGAGCACTCGGTCAAAGAGTTCTGCGAAGGAGTTGTCACACAAATTAGCTCTCTTATAGGTCTCGATTCTGAAGGGCTGTTATGTGCCCGAGCCGGTTCCCTTTTAGACCAAGACGACGAACAAGTATATGTCCTTGGTGCAGCGGGTGAATATGCAAAATTTATCAATCACCCGGTTGTAGACGTTAACAACATTGAAATTGAAGAAAATATAAGCCGTTGCTTACGCCTTAAGAAGCACATATTTGAGGCGAGTTGTTCTGTACTTTATATAAGTCGCGCTGGTTTTGAAGCCGCTGTGTACGTTAGGCAAACTCACGAAATCAGTGAATTGGACAAAAACCTTTTAGAAGTATTCTTATCTAGCATTTCTGTAGGCTACGAAAACGTCAACCTCTTCCACGAGTTAAGGAATGCAGCGTTCAGGGATTGGTTAACCCGATTACCAAACCGCAATGAGTTCATTAATATGCTAGACAAGCCTCACTTGTTTGGTGGAGAAAATTTTAGTGTTGCGCTTATCGATGTTAATCATTTTTCCGATGTTAATGATGGGCTAGGGCAAGAAGTTGGTAACGAGTTACTGCGCGCAATCAGCACTCGTTTTCAGACGTCTTTCGATGGCCAAGTCAAAAAGGGACGAATCGGTGCTGATGTTTTTGGACTTATCGGCCCGGATGAACTTGTCTGTCCAGAAGCTATAAACGCACTTTTCCAATCATCGTTTAAAGTTGGTGATCACACACTACCTGTGAACGTTACCGTCGGGTTTTGCAAGCTAGAGAATAAGCGCCATATTGGCATTGAGATTCTAAAGCGTACCAATATTGCGTTAAATCGCGCTAAGAAAAACCTGACAGACAACTTCGAGTATTACGCTAAAGATATTGAGGATCAGACCACATGGCGTTTGGATATGATCCGTCAATTAAGAAGCGACTTTGCGGCGAGAAAGCTAGAACTATGGTTCCAGCCCCAAGTAGACCTGCTCAATGAAAAAGTAGTGGGTATGGAAGGCCTGCTTCGCTGGCCAGATGGAGAGGGAGGCTATATCTCTCCAGCTGTTTTTGTGCCACTTGCTGAATACTCTGGTCTTATCGTTGATATTGGTGAATGGGTACTCGAAGAATCATGTCGCCGGTTGCAAGAGCTGAGAGAAAAGGGGTATGGGCATCTTAGGGTTGCTGTAAATATATCTATTCCCCAGTTTCGCGATAGATTATTTGTCGAAAAAGTTAAACAAGCACTTTCTAAAGCCAATTGTGACCCCAGTCTCTTAGAGCTTGAAATAACCGAAAGTGTGGTAATGGACGAGCCGCAAATAGTGATAGATGCTTTGCGCACGTTGAAAGAGTTTGGTGTCCAAATTGCTATCGATGATTTTGGTACAGGCTTTTCTTCCATGAGTTACCTGCAGCAATTGCCACTAGATCGTTTGAAAGTCGATCGTTCGTTCGTTAAAGACATCAAACCGGGTGCTAGTGCAGTGCTTGCCGAAACCATAGTAACGTTAGGAAACAAGTTAGGTTTACTCACCATCGCCGAAGGTGTGGAAAAAAGAGAGCAAGCAAGCTACATGATTAAACTTGGTTGTGATGAGGCGCAAGGTTATTTATATGCCAAGCCCATGCCTTTTGATGCACTTCTAACGTTTCTTGAGGCGCACGATTAA
- a CDS encoding TIGR03899 family protein, with protein MKITPQHLPPEIKKAQNTEVSSAKAPNDQPAAEKVASSIKADVSRQRMLSWFARVGISPSMMSPDPKKQKHALERRKQILETQKASNLQSVLNIALNVSINEQTSDNLDADWFFAFSTMAEEIYSQPMQELWGKIFAVEVAHPGSFSLRTLQLLKTLTHRDAKVFNKAVNVASRKSSDTVPRILVGYHKRKGLLSFLRKPIPEQLNLASVGLSYPDLLSLQEMKLIYASEIESGEYVEGQRVTWRCVNENITLTCKTSGVALVYYKFTSVGSELYKLVTKSSNEKYLQELKKVLGEVFNIS; from the coding sequence ATGAAGATTACACCTCAGCACTTGCCCCCTGAGATTAAAAAAGCTCAGAACACGGAAGTCAGTAGCGCTAAAGCGCCTAATGACCAACCCGCTGCTGAGAAAGTGGCGAGCTCTATCAAAGCGGATGTAAGCCGCCAACGCATGTTGTCATGGTTTGCTAGAGTGGGTATTAGCCCTTCCATGATGTCTCCTGATCCTAAAAAGCAAAAACATGCGCTAGAACGAAGGAAACAAATTCTAGAAACTCAAAAAGCGAGTAATCTTCAGTCTGTTTTAAATATAGCACTAAATGTTTCAATCAACGAACAAACTAGCGATAATCTTGATGCAGATTGGTTTTTTGCTTTTAGTACCATGGCTGAGGAAATTTACAGCCAACCGATGCAAGAATTGTGGGGCAAGATTTTTGCCGTTGAGGTCGCTCACCCCGGTAGTTTTTCACTTCGCACTCTGCAGTTGCTCAAAACGCTCACACACAGAGATGCTAAAGTATTTAATAAAGCGGTTAACGTAGCGAGCCGAAAAAGTAGTGATACTGTACCGCGCATATTAGTGGGATATCATAAGCGTAAAGGCCTGCTCTCGTTTCTTCGAAAACCCATTCCAGAACAATTAAACCTAGCCTCTGTTGGACTTAGTTACCCAGACCTATTGTCGCTGCAGGAAATGAAATTAATCTATGCCAGTGAAATCGAGAGTGGAGAATATGTAGAGGGGCAACGGGTCACATGGCGATGTGTTAATGAGAATATAACGCTTACGTGTAAAACTTCAGGCGTTGCGTTGGTGTATTACAAATTTACTTCTGTAGGAAGTGAGCTTTACAAACTGGTGACTAAATCTTCTAACGAAAAGTATTTGCAAGAATTGAAAAAAGTATTGGGCGAGGTATTCAACATAAGTTAA
- a CDS encoding phosphoadenylyl-sulfate reductase, with translation MTNNTAEKQQPLTLDISKEDLADINDMLEKMTAQERVAWALDNLPDTHIVSSSFGAQSAVMLHMLTQAQPDIPVVLTDTGYLFPETYKFIDELVEKLNLNLHVYSAKMSSAWQEARFGRLWEQGIEGIEKYNKMNKVEPMQRALGELKVGTWFAGLRRSQSDTRGKLPVLQKVGQQFKLYPIIDWSNKDLHYYLKDNDLSYHPLWEQGYVSIGDWHTTQSLQEGMSEQDTRFFGLKRECGLHEFGDGI, from the coding sequence ATGACGAATAATACAGCAGAAAAGCAGCAACCACTTACGCTTGATATCAGCAAGGAAGATCTTGCTGATATCAACGATATGTTGGAGAAAATGACAGCGCAAGAGCGAGTTGCTTGGGCGCTGGATAACTTGCCCGATACTCATATTGTGTCTTCGAGTTTCGGAGCACAGTCGGCAGTTATGCTGCATATGCTTACTCAAGCACAGCCGGATATCCCGGTTGTGCTTACTGATACCGGGTATTTGTTTCCAGAAACGTACAAATTTATCGATGAGCTGGTTGAGAAGCTTAATTTAAACTTGCACGTTTACAGCGCAAAAATGTCATCTGCGTGGCAAGAAGCGCGCTTCGGTAGGCTTTGGGAGCAAGGCATCGAAGGTATTGAAAAATACAACAAGATGAACAAAGTTGAGCCAATGCAGCGTGCGTTGGGAGAACTAAAAGTAGGCACTTGGTTTGCCGGTTTGCGCAGAAGCCAATCTGATACCCGTGGCAAACTACCTGTATTACAAAAAGTAGGGCAGCAGTTTAAGCTATATCCAATTATCGATTGGAGCAACAAAGACCTCCACTACTACCTTAAAGATAACGACTTGTCTTACCATCCACTTTGGGAGCAAGGTTACGTTTCAATTGGCGATTGGCATACAACGCAGTCGTTGCAAGAAGGTATGAGTGAGCAGGATACCCGCTTCTTCGGGTTAAAGCGCGAATGTGGATTACACGAATTTGGTGACGGTATTTAA
- the cysI gene encoding assimilatory sulfite reductase (NADPH) hemoprotein subunit, whose protein sequence is MSNEKSPFIVEGKLADNERLKRESNNLRGTITTDLKDDLTGGFTADNFQLIRFHGMYQQDDRDIRAERAKQKLEPLHNVMLRARLPGGVITPDQWLAIDKFAADHTMYGSIRLTTRQTFQFHGVLKPKIKSMHQMLNKAGIDSIATAGDVNRNVLCTSNPVESELHLQAFEWAKKISEHLLPKTRAYAEIWLDGEKVETTEKPVEPILGDNYLPRKFKTTVVIPPQNDVDVHANDLNFVAIAENGQLVGFNVLVGGGLAMTHGDKSTYPRKASDFGFIPLENTLDVAAAVVTTQRDWGNRVNRKNAKTKYTLERVGVDNFKAEVEKRAGVTFQDSRPYEFTDRGDRFGWVEGIDGKYHLTVFIENGRILDYPGKTLKTGCAEIAKIHKGDFRLTANQNLIIAGVPPQDKDKVEALAREHGLIAPSVSNQRLDSMACVALPTCPLAMAEAERYLPDAVTELEGLLAKHGLEEDSVIFRVTGCPNGCGRAMLSEVGLVGKGPGKYNLHLGGNREGTRIPRMYRENISEQEIMAELDTLLGQWAKERESGEAFGDYVVRAGIVKPVVDSARDFYDE, encoded by the coding sequence ATGAGTAACGAAAAATCACCATTTATCGTTGAGGGCAAACTGGCTGACAACGAGCGTCTAAAGCGCGAGAGTAATAATTTGCGCGGTACCATCACTACCGATCTTAAAGATGATCTTACCGGTGGTTTCACAGCTGATAACTTCCAGCTTATTCGCTTCCACGGTATGTACCAGCAAGACGACCGTGACATTCGAGCAGAACGTGCAAAGCAAAAACTTGAGCCGCTTCACAATGTGATGCTGCGCGCGCGTTTACCGGGTGGCGTGATCACGCCTGACCAATGGTTAGCTATCGATAAGTTTGCAGCTGACCACACTATGTATGGCAGTATTCGCTTAACTACTCGTCAAACTTTCCAGTTTCACGGTGTATTAAAGCCTAAGATTAAGTCTATGCACCAAATGCTTAACAAAGCTGGCATTGACTCTATTGCAACGGCGGGTGATGTAAACAGAAACGTACTATGTACCTCTAACCCAGTTGAATCCGAGCTTCACCTTCAGGCGTTTGAGTGGGCTAAAAAGATAAGTGAACACTTACTTCCTAAAACTCGCGCATATGCAGAAATTTGGTTGGACGGTGAAAAAGTTGAGACTACCGAAAAGCCTGTTGAACCTATTTTAGGTGATAACTATCTGCCACGTAAGTTTAAAACTACCGTGGTTATTCCTCCGCAAAACGACGTAGATGTTCACGCGAACGATCTTAACTTTGTTGCGATTGCAGAAAATGGGCAGCTAGTTGGCTTTAACGTACTTGTTGGTGGTGGGCTTGCAATGACTCACGGCGACAAGAGCACGTACCCGCGTAAAGCCTCTGACTTTGGTTTTATACCGCTGGAAAACACGCTAGACGTTGCCGCTGCAGTTGTTACTACGCAGCGTGATTGGGGTAATCGTGTTAATCGTAAGAACGCGAAAACCAAATACACCTTAGAGCGTGTTGGTGTAGACAACTTCAAAGCTGAAGTTGAGAAACGCGCAGGCGTGACTTTCCAAGATAGCCGACCTTACGAATTTACCGACCGTGGTGACCGTTTTGGCTGGGTTGAAGGTATTGACGGCAAATACCACCTGACTGTGTTTATCGAAAATGGTCGTATTTTGGATTACCCAGGTAAAACACTAAAAACAGGTTGCGCAGAAATTGCCAAAATACATAAAGGCGATTTCCGTTTAACTGCAAACCAGAACCTGATTATTGCTGGTGTTCCACCCCAGGACAAAGACAAAGTAGAAGCCTTGGCTCGTGAGCATGGCCTTATTGCGCCAAGTGTTTCTAATCAGCGCCTAGATTCAATGGCCTGTGTTGCACTGCCAACTTGTCCGCTAGCGATGGCGGAAGCTGAGCGTTACCTGCCAGACGCTGTTACCGAGCTAGAGGGTTTACTTGCCAAACACGGTCTGGAAGAAGACAGTGTTATCTTCCGCGTAACAGGCTGCCCAAATGGCTGTGGTCGCGCGATGTTGTCTGAAGTTGGCTTGGTAGGTAAAGGTCCAGGCAAGTACAACTTGCACCTAGGGGGCAACCGAGAAGGTACGCGTATCCCACGTATGTATCGTGAAAACATTAGCGAACAAGAAATCATGGCAGAGCTAGATACGCTACTTGGTCAATGGGCTAAAGAGCGTGAGAGTGGCGAGGCCTTTGGTGATTATGTTGTTCGCGCTGGTATTGTAAAACCAGTAGTAGACTCCGCACGGGATTTCTATGACGAATAA